A window of the Fusarium poae strain DAOMC 252244 chromosome 3, whole genome shotgun sequence genome harbors these coding sequences:
- a CDS encoding hypothetical protein (TransMembrane:1 (o20-42i)), which produces MAQSTDSDTSQNAKNDAQKTTVWAAILCVVIIVIVAAICIVHRNVRGHAIRRSIEAQLPRYRVNSGLGKDIVESIPIVRFNSRLHSQQISPPARIFLPSSDRFTETKPRKHGAQLLPLRKYFTIQNICREPPRSGDSRTRPDECISPACSICTEDFVEGVKLRMLPCGHLYHPQCIDQWLTDRSRTCPLCRVNLAASSVKKPSPVFVGSV; this is translated from the exons ATGGCACAATCGACAGACTCAGACACAAGTCAAAATGCGAAAAATGACGCTCAGAAAACGACGGTATGGGCAGCCATTCTTTGTGTCGTCATTATTGTTATCGTCGCCGCTATATGCATTGTCCACAGAAACGTCCGAGGACACGCGATCCGGCGATCGATAGAAGCACAGCTTCCAAGATATCGCGTCAATTCAGGCCTGGGAAAAGATATTGTGGAAAGCATACCCATCGTCAGATTTAATTCTAGACTACATTCCCAGCAGATATCCCCACCAGCGCGGATATTCTTACCGTCATCGGATCGCTTCACAGAGACGAAACCTCGAAAACATGGAGCTCAACTTTTACCTCTACGCAAGTACTTTACAATCCAGAACATATGTCGCGAACCACCCAGAAGTGGTGACTCGCGGACACGGCCGGATGAGTGCATATCGCCGGCGTGCTCGATATGCACCGAGGACTTTGTCGAAGGCGTGAAACTCAGGATGCTGCCTTGTGGGCACCTCTATCATCCTCAGTGCATAGATCAGTGGTTGACGGATCGATCTCGTACTTGTCCTTTATG TCGTGTCAACCTTGCGGCCTCGTCGGTGAAGAAACCATCGCCAGTATTTGTTGGGAGCGTTTAG